The Minwuia thermotolerans DNA window CTTCGTACGATTTCCCCGGCGACGACATCCCGATCATCCGCGGCTCTGCGCTGGCGGCGGTCGAGGGGACGAACGACGAGATCGGCAAGAAGGCGATCCTGGAGCTGATGAAGGCGGTGGACGAGTACGTGCCGCAGCCGGAGCGTCCGAAGGACCAGCCGTTCCTGATGCCGATCGAGGACGTGTTCTCGATCTCGGGCCGCGGCACGGTGGTGACGGGGCGCGTGGAGCGCGGCGTGGTCAAGGTTGGCGAGGAGGTCGAGATCGTCGGCATCCGCGACACCAAGAAGACGACGTGCACGGGCGTGGAGATGTTCCGCAAGCTGCTGGATCAGGGCGAGGCGGGCGACAACATCGGCGCGCTGCTGCGCGGCGTGGCGCGCGACGACGTGGAGCGCGGCCAGGTTCTGGCGAAGCCGGGCTCGATCACGCCGCACACGAAGTTCAAGGCGGAGGCCTATATCCTGACCAAGGAGGAGGGCGGCCGTCACACGCCGTTCTTCGGCAACTACCGGCCGCAGTTCTATTTCCGGACGACGGACGTCACGGGCGTGATCGAACTGCCGGAAGGCACGGAGATGGTGATGCCGGGCGACAACGTCGCCATGACGGTGCAGCTGATCAACCCGATCGCGATGGACGAGGGCCTGCGCTTCGCCATCCGCGAGGGCGGACGCACCGTCGGCGCCGGCGTCGTCGCGTCCATCATAGAGTAG harbors:
- the tuf gene encoding elongation factor Tu, producing MAKEKFERNKPHCNVGTIGHVDHGKTTLTAAITMTLAEYGGAVKSYADIDNAPEEKARGITISTAHVEYETENRHYAHVDCPGHADYVKNMITGAAQMDGAILVVSAADGPMPQTREHILLARQVGVPALVVFMNKVDQVDDEELLELVELEIRELLSSYDFPGDDIPIIRGSALAAVEGTNDEIGKKAILELMKAVDEYVPQPERPKDQPFLMPIEDVFSISGRGTVVTGRVERGVVKVGEEVEIVGIRDTKKTTCTGVEMFRKLLDQGEAGDNIGALLRGVARDDVERGQVLAKPGSITPHTKFKAEAYILTKEEGGRHTPFFGNYRPQFYFRTTDVTGVIELPEGTEMVMPGDNVAMTVQLINPIAMDEGLRFAIREGGRTVGAGVVASIIE